The following proteins are co-located in the Roseovarius arcticus genome:
- the lpxC gene encoding UDP-3-O-acyl-N-acetylglucosamine deacetylase yields MQNTVSTPITFDGVGLHSGRPARLVIRPAGVGAGIVFRRLDCVAGDGGKSADIPALWNLVHQSPLCTRLENADGVQISTIEHVMAALMGCGIHNALVTVDGPEVPILDGSSLAFVRGILAAGVKRLSSPVRALRVLRPVEVRRGDAWARLTPNDTLTIEFDIAFDDAAIGVQKKVLNMANGSFVRELSSSRTFCRKSDVDAMRASGLALGGSLENAVVVDGAHILSPGGLRHGDEAVRHKMLDALGDLALAGAPLLAHYHGYKAGHALTNDLLHALFAQPGAVEWVTCDATLAAKLPGAGVHWGEVPQVA; encoded by the coding sequence TTGCAAAATACGGTATCAACCCCAATCACGTTCGACGGTGTCGGCCTTCACTCGGGCCGCCCTGCGCGTCTGGTGATCCGTCCTGCCGGTGTGGGTGCGGGTATCGTGTTTCGTCGTCTCGATTGCGTCGCAGGGGATGGGGGCAAGTCTGCTGATATCCCTGCGCTATGGAATCTCGTACACCAATCGCCGCTCTGCACCCGCTTGGAAAATGCGGATGGTGTGCAGATTTCGACGATTGAGCATGTGATGGCCGCGCTGATGGGCTGCGGTATTCATAATGCACTGGTCACGGTCGACGGTCCCGAAGTACCCATCCTTGATGGCAGCTCACTCGCGTTCGTGCGCGGCATCTTGGCGGCTGGCGTCAAGCGGCTGTCCAGCCCGGTGCGGGCCCTGCGGGTATTGCGCCCTGTAGAGGTGCGTCGCGGTGATGCATGGGCCCGGCTGACGCCAAATGACACGCTGACGATCGAATTTGACATTGCCTTTGATGACGCCGCGATCGGTGTGCAGAAAAAAGTGTTGAATATGGCCAACGGCAGTTTTGTCCGCGAGCTAAGCAGCAGCCGGACATTTTGCCGCAAGTCGGATGTGGATGCTATGCGCGCCAGCGGTCTGGCGTTGGGTGGCTCGCTGGAAAATGCAGTTGTCGTCGATGGCGCGCACATCCTTAGCCCCGGGGGTCTTCGCCACGGGGACGAGGCCGTGCGCCACAAGATGCTGGATGCACTTGGCGATCTGGCGCTGGCTGGTGCACCCCTTTTGGCGCATTATCACGGCTACAAGGCCGGTCATGCCCTGACGAACGATCTGCTGCATGCGCTGTTCGCACAGCCGGGCGCAGTTGAATGGGTCACTTGCGACGCCACGTTGGCGGCCAAGCTGCCCGGCGCGGGCGTGCATTGGGGCGAAGTGCCACAAGTCGCCTAA
- the ftsZ gene encoding cell division protein FtsZ encodes MTLNLTMPGRDDLKPRITVFGVGGAGGNAVNNMIEKQLDGVDFVVANTDAQALQQSNADNRIQLGVKVTEGLGAGARASVGAAAAEESIEQIVDHLAGAHMCFITAGMGGGTGTGAAPIIAQAARELGVLTVGVVTKPFQFEGGKRMKQAEDGVEALQKVVDTLIIIPNQNLFRLANEKTTFTEAFSMADDVLYQGVKGVTDLMVRPGLINLDFADVRAVMDEMGKAMMGTGEAEGEDRAIQAAEKAIANPLLDEISLKGAKGVLINITGGTDLTLFELDEAANRIREEVDSEANIIVGSTMDPAMQGMMRVSVVATGIDAAPANGELPVPRRSLAQPLRQQTTAERHEEAAARSAAAPAPEQQPEPVAAQKIEEPSLFTPTEAERVAAEEQMEDIFEPREERYQPAAKVDDDLPPPAYAPRAADEDEDLNAYVAPRAPTPGTPSAEAMARLHNAVGNAASRRPEGAQTPQARASHQQAHEAQQQAPERQRFGINSLLNRMTGHAAEAEAPRQPRQQPSVQAQQPARIEPEDDRDEQIEIPAFLRRQAN; translated from the coding sequence ATGACATTGAATCTCACCATGCCCGGACGCGACGATCTGAAACCTCGGATCACCGTTTTCGGAGTCGGCGGCGCAGGCGGCAATGCGGTCAATAACATGATCGAAAAGCAGCTGGATGGTGTCGATTTCGTCGTCGCTAATACGGACGCCCAGGCGCTACAGCAGTCGAACGCGGACAACCGCATCCAACTGGGTGTCAAAGTGACCGAAGGTTTGGGCGCTGGTGCCCGCGCATCGGTCGGCGCAGCCGCTGCCGAAGAAAGCATCGAACAGATTGTCGATCATCTGGCAGGCGCGCATATGTGCTTTATCACTGCCGGAATGGGCGGCGGCACAGGAACGGGCGCCGCGCCGATCATCGCACAGGCCGCACGCGAGTTGGGTGTTCTGACTGTCGGCGTCGTGACCAAGCCTTTCCAGTTTGAGGGCGGCAAGCGGATGAAGCAGGCCGAGGACGGCGTTGAGGCGCTGCAAAAGGTCGTCGATACGCTAATCATCATTCCGAACCAGAACCTGTTTCGCCTGGCCAATGAGAAAACCACGTTCACCGAGGCGTTCTCGATGGCGGACGACGTACTTTATCAGGGCGTCAAGGGCGTCACCGATCTGATGGTGCGTCCCGGCCTGATCAACCTCGATTTTGCCGATGTTCGCGCCGTAATGGACGAGATGGGCAAGGCGATGATGGGGACCGGCGAGGCCGAGGGCGAGGATCGCGCAATCCAGGCCGCCGAAAAGGCCATCGCCAACCCGCTGTTGGACGAAATCAGCCTCAAGGGCGCCAAAGGTGTCTTGATCAATATTACGGGTGGCACCGATCTGACCCTGTTCGAGTTGGACGAGGCGGCAAACCGCATCCGCGAAGAAGTAGACTCCGAGGCGAACATTATCGTCGGCTCCACCATGGATCCGGCCATGCAAGGCATGATGCGCGTCAGCGTTGTGGCGACCGGCATTGATGCCGCGCCAGCAAATGGCGAGTTGCCCGTGCCCCGCCGCTCGCTGGCACAGCCGCTGCGCCAGCAGACAACTGCGGAGCGTCATGAAGAGGCTGCTGCGCGTTCTGCAGCCGCGCCCGCGCCCGAGCAACAGCCCGAGCCGGTTGCCGCTCAGAAAATCGAAGAGCCGTCGCTGTTCACCCCGACTGAGGCCGAACGCGTCGCCGCTGAGGAGCAGATGGAGGACATCTTTGAGCCGCGCGAAGAGCGGTATCAGCCTGCAGCAAAAGTAGATGATGATCTGCCTCCCCCCGCCTACGCGCCCCGCGCGGCAGACGAGGATGAGGATCTGAACGCATATGTTGCACCGCGCGCGCCCACGCCCGGCACGCCTTCGGCCGAGGCAATGGCACGTCTGCACAACGCTGTCGGAAATGCCGCATCGCGCCGTCCCGAAGGTGCGCAAACGCCGCAGGCCCGCGCATCCCATCAACAAGCGCATGAAGCCCAGCAGCAAGCGCCCGAGCGTCAGCGGTTTGGCATCAACTCATTGCTGAACCGGATGACAGGCCACGCAGCCGAGGCTGAGGCCCCGCGCCAGCCGCGTCAGCAACCCAGCGTGCAAGCCCAGCAGCCCGCTCGTATCGAGCCTGAAGACGATCGCGACGAGCAAATTGAGATCCCGGCTTTCCTGCGCCGTCAGGCCAACTGA
- a CDS encoding outer membrane protein assembly factor BamD: protein MTFGRQGAAQRVKLAAKQAAALAAKGAGVVLLTAALASCGGITGKVERGDVDYENFTAQQIFERGEYDLAANKPAVAAKSFAEIERLYPYSDLTKRAIIMQAYSYHRDRDYEASRSAAQRYIDFYPTDEDAAYAQYLLALSYYDQIDEVGRDQGLTFQALQSLRTVIEVYPDSEYARSAMLKFDLAFDHLAAKEMEVGRYYLRRDHFTSAINRFRVVVEDFQTTSHTAEALHRLVEAYVSLGLTDEAQTAGAILGYNFRSTPWYEDSYKLLTSRGLALEARGDNWLAQVYRQMIKGQWL, encoded by the coding sequence ATGACGTTTGGCAGACAGGGCGCAGCACAGCGCGTAAAACTGGCGGCAAAACAGGCGGCTGCACTGGCGGCCAAGGGCGCGGGCGTCGTCCTTTTGACTGCTGCGCTGGCATCATGCGGCGGGATCACCGGCAAGGTTGAGCGCGGCGATGTCGATTATGAGAATTTCACCGCTCAGCAGATATTTGAGCGGGGCGAGTACGATCTGGCCGCTAACAAGCCTGCGGTGGCCGCCAAGAGCTTCGCCGAGATTGAGCGCCTTTATCCCTATTCCGACCTCACGAAGCGTGCGATCATCATGCAGGCCTACTCGTACCACCGCGACCGCGATTATGAGGCGAGCCGCAGTGCCGCGCAGCGATACATCGACTTCTATCCCACGGATGAGGATGCGGCCTATGCGCAGTATCTTCTGGCGCTCAGCTATTATGACCAGATCGACGAAGTGGGCCGCGATCAGGGCCTGACCTTTCAGGCGTTGCAATCGTTGCGGACGGTGATTGAGGTTTATCCGGACAGCGAGTATGCCCGCTCGGCCATGCTGAAGTTCGACCTTGCGTTCGACCATTTGGCCGCCAAGGAAATGGAAGTAGGCCGCTATTACCTGCGCCGTGATCATTTCACGTCTGCGATCAACCGCTTTCGCGTCGTGGTCGAGGATTTCCAGACCACATCGCACACCGCCGAGGCGCTTCACCGACTGGTGGAGGCCTATGTCTCGCTGGGTCTGACCGATGAGGCGCAAACCGCCGGCGCGATCCTTGGCTATAACTTCCGGTCGACCCCTTGGTATGAGGACAGCTACAAGCTGCTGACCAGCCGCGGACTTGCGCTTGAGGCGCGGGGCGATAACTGGTTGGCTCAGGTGTACCGCCAGATGATCAAGGGCCAATGGCTGTAA